From the genome of Solanum pennellii chromosome 6, SPENNV200:
AAATTGCTGGAACAATAGTAATTTCCTCcgccggaaaaagcaaaatcgttgttttcttaaattttttttttttaaaaaaatgaaaatttagaaaaaaaaccatattttgcaaaatcgctgtagtagcagcgattttgctttttccggcgGAGGAAATCGttgttgttccagcgatttttcgttttatttaatataaaattttatataccgttttaaaatttttgttaatattttataccctttaggctgcAGACTCTACtttcaaatatatacaataaaataattaattttgcaaTAAATACAGTCATGTTTTCTCTTTGCATAAATTATAGCCAAAATCATAAGAATTATTCACTGACTATAAAATATCTTATCTATATGTGAGTTATAcgttgaatatatatattataatacattcaaaaagatgaatattctctttgttcttagttacttgtatatttttgaattgacacagctattaagaaaataattattgacatagTGAGTTTACCATTTACCTATATTAGTTGTAAAGTTAATGGATTATAAACTTAAGGTTTcaaaaagttttacatttttcaaagtaaataatTGAGAacataataggtaaaaaaaattgttcttactcgatttgtcaaaatgaataaataattggGGACTACTAAAAAAGGAAAAGTGGATAAGTAATTCGGAACAGTGAAAGTataaattaattgtatattgaaGTATAATTGCACAAATTATACATGAGGTATACTCTGAATATTCAATTTCAATCAACTCCAAATCACCTCTAAACAGCTACAAATTTTATACATCCAATCCTCTCAATGTTTTGAGTCTTTCCATATTATACTCCATTGAAACAATTCACGTTAGCGGTATGTCAAACTTTTATATCAAGCAAGTTTAGAAACTCTAATGACGGATTGATCACGAAAGTgggaaggaagaagaagatgcGAATTCCACCAATTCCGATAATTTTTTATAGGCATAATACACAAATGTCCTTTAACTTGGTTTCAACTAAACATTTATGCCCTCTAATTTTGGGTGTGTACGAGTAAGCACCTAAACTTGAATAAACTGAACAAGTGGATACTCatgtcctacatgacataatacacaTAGGACGCCATGTAGGACACAAAATTGCATCGTAGGACAaatgtgtctatttatttaattttataaatatctaCTCGTGCACACCTAAAATTAAAGGTCATAATTGTCTGCTAAAGAGTTAAAacattatgtttatgtattatatgtcatttttatatgggaaaagggtctgatatacccctcaactttgtcatttagagctgatataccccttgttatgaaagtggctcatatatacccctacttataaacaaatggctcacatatacccttttcctctaacggaaatgaaaaaaaagataattttaatctaactttttattattttttctacaaaaatataatcccatatgagtaaatttaatcctcgtcaatcatattttttgacttttttttttgtttcaatgactaatttagaattattattttgataatcaaatttatttatgtttcactaatattcttgtaagaCTTGTTGTACATGACCAAAaatttttcttcgaatacaaaaatcaaattacaatatagacaaaaaaaatagtttaatttttttttctttaaacaaaggaatgaaagaaaaaaacaaaataagaataagaaactcaaataattataataaaagaagtcaaaaaataatttatgtattaaaaaaattaaaatataccttgaactttgatagaagaatcatatatactactaaataatttttttaaaaaattaaaagtaataaatataaatttaaaactaatttttttaacttccgttaaaatgaagggtatatgtgagccgtttgtataaccataagggcatatatgagccactttcataacgaggggtatatcagctccaaatgacaaagttgaggggtaaaACAAATTTTCCCCACATGAAATCCAAACATGTGAATAAGTCCACTGAACTCGGGTTTCTCTCTTGCACATTATGTATTGGGCTCTAGGCCCACTATAACAGGAGATGTAAGCCAGAAGCCcaaatcaaatttcaattttgctGTTTTAGTTTGTATTAAACAGTTTTGCTTTACATTTCACcttgttgtttttctttcttaaaactCAAATAAATCCTAAAATAGAGCACAAtcaatcaacataaaaacaGAATTAGCGTCTATACCTAAGTATGCATCAGAATTATCACTACCTCGTGAAGATAGAAAGGTTATTTCTAAAAGATCATCGACTGGACAAAGGATATAgcatataaaagagaaaaaataacgTAACATTCAGAATACAGTAGcaataacaaaatttatcaaCTTCGATTGAATAAAAATCAAGCATTAATCAAACAAGTATTATTgcaaattgatattttatttggaCCTAAGAGTGAAACAAGTTAAAACTAAGAAACCAAACTAACAGTAGTGATGATCCCTAGCTAGTTTCCACTTTCCATAATTAATCAGCCTTGCTCAAATTATTCTAAATAAAGATCAATGCAATTACTGTAAGTGCCATAGTCAGTATAATGTTGTTGCTGATCTGCTTTGCAACTCCACTGGTGCTTGTTGGAGTAGTACTCTTTGTATCTGAAGTAGTACTCTTTGTTTCTGAACTAGAAGAAGCAGGGGATGATGAGGTACCGCTTGTGGTAGAAGCTGAATcagttattttaaaaatctttgcATCTGGTGAATCTGCTGGAATCTTCAGTAATGCTGCAATTAAACACAAATAAGTATATCAAAACtaagttaaaattttagaagtttGACCAAACAGCGTAGAAAAAAAAGGTTATTTACATGGGCAATCAGAGACTTTAGCATCAATTTTGCAAGCAGCTGGCATTTGAAGAGCCAGAGTAGTGTTAATAGGTAAGCCTAAAGATGGATCGGTGCTTTCTTTAATGAGAACACAAAGACATTTTGGCTTAGCAGCTTTTAATTTCTGAGTATCTTCACAACATTCTGGTGTTGGCATTTTTGCTGTGCCACTAACATATGGTATACATGATGCCAAATCTCCAAGTTGATCTGCACAATCTTTTACATCGTCTTCTATAGTACACATTGCTAATGTCACCAACATTAACATGCAAAACACTGATAACTTGTTCATCTTCACAAATATATTCAGCTCTttgctaattaattttgtgttgtGTTCTAGCTaagaataatgaataatattgcTTATAGCCTAGCGGTTTATATAGTGTTATTCTTAGACGAAAGGTGTTTATTTCTTTCTTGCTTCCCATCGATAACAAAATTTATGACGCTTGGAGAAATGTAATTCCGCTTTCCAAGAAACAACATGTTTTCTTCgttaaaaaaagaatgatctattTTTCTGTTTTAGCAAcgtttttattttagtttttttacataacatgtttaaaatcacaaaatcaaatgatattttagtatatttgacATAATCTTGATTCAGAATCACAAGattgaaaactttttttttcttatattattcgTGTCAAGttaaatttgatcatttttttttaaacggaaGGAATATTTGAACTTAAATGTCATGAGATTTGGACTCCCAAGAATTCACCATGGCCTCCTATTTAATCCTCAGGGTTAATTGGTCTCTGCAGTTCATGTTCAAATGTTGGAAAATCAAATGCTCCTCTTTAATGTTCTTGTATTCCGCACTCCCATTATTGTGAAGTAGATGAGAGTGGTGAATAGGCTAGTCATAAAATAAGTACTCCCTCAacttcatttttacttgttcgAGGAGTTTGATTTTACAAATAAAGTTTGAAGGTTGTAAACGTTTTCCACCCCATTTTGAACTTGTTGATCAATAGTGCAATCGTAGTGCTAAATTATGTAATTGTAGTTCTTGTCattgtttgttatgtttttaattatttgtattgttattgtttcttttcttattgattttatatatatatttttttttaaaaaaaataccttATTGTTTTCTTGAGCTTAATGCACTTGAGCTAAGAGTCTTTTGAGAATAATCTCATCACTTTCACGACGTAATTGTTGTAAGATctacatatattttatcatttcacACTGCTAAGTGAGATTTCGTTAGATATGATGTTGTTGGGTACTTGGGTTGATGCACTTGAGCAGATGATCTttcgaaaataatttttctaccTCCACTAGGTAGTGATGATATTTGCATACACTCTACCCTTCCAAAACTTCTATGGGATTTGAATAAATATGCTATTGTTGTTATATAAGGTTAATTACTTGTCACTGGTTgattaatgatataaatattttatcaaactaTTCCCTATTAAATGAGATATCTTGAAAAATGATAAGGAAAATAAGTACTTAATGTTGACAAGAACTACAATTACATAATTTAGAACCATGTATACTCAACAAGTAAAATTAAGTGGAGAGAGTACTATTTAGTACTCTCTTCCTCTCGTATTAATTGatcattatattaaatataattgttaCATATTAGTTGATTACCttacgaatttttaaaaaattatcatcaattaatataaaaatagggAACAATAAATAAACTTTAGGGAATAGTAAATTAGGAGGCTGAACCATTAAACTACGGTAGATGGCTAACCGCGTCTCATTAACCTTTTTTTCTTGTCATGAATTATGTGAGTGGGTATACGGAAAGAGgcaaatatgttttttttttcttttagaaaaataaaataaaatttgatcatgaaattggaatatttttttaaaaaaagattttatcttatatatatatatatatatcccacTACATATAAATTTGTGTtggaaaaatttcatattaggGCCAGGGTAAACCGTTAATTGGAGCCGAATAGtactaattgaaaaaatattattaatttgaatgGAAAAAATGTAATTGATTTAATGTTGTTGAGTTAAcgaatttttaatgattttgtaAAAGAAATTGTCTGGATACTggttcaattttgattttttagtattgggttattgattaattaacagattttaaaaaaaacttatcgAATTATCGATTCAATTTTAAAGTAATAATAGTTTACTACTTTAGCcctacataaatattaaatactaatattagtatcttttttattactatttgtCAACAAAATGACAAAATCTAAAGTAAGTACCGTATTGCTCTTGTTGTCCCATGGTGCCaaattattggagaaattgaaaatcaaatgATTAAAGaccaaatatataaataaaaaatcaacaaaaagtaTCTTATTcgtttatatatttaaaaaattaaaatttaataatatataaaatcgaAATAAACTGACCAATGCACTTCTTTATTGATCATTAATCAATTCTTTATATTTGATAAGGTTTCAAATGGGAAATTTATGTTCTAATTTGCGGTGATGTATTTTATCTTAGCTAGATGTAATATTGGAGTATGgcattttgaatttcaaataattcactttcttaaattaattaaacttgtAGAAGTGTATAAAAGGacaattttatcaaatattgtTCTGGAAAGTCTTAAAATGACACAGGTCATGTagactgaaaaaaaaaataaaaaaaataatgggtATTAATTTCTGCCTAGCAAAAAGGGGACTCAATTTTTCTGTTCCTTTGTGTCGTTTAATTAAAAATAcgttatttcaaaatatttaattttatgataagtcattccattatatatatgaataatatattaattactatGACAAAAATCGTAGCATAATTAATCCAATGAATATCTAATACCTATAATCAAATACGAGataaaattgttttatattttataaatgtataTAGATTCAAACAACAATTTCTTTGCCTTCGgactaatatattatatttttaaagagtaaatttaattaatatttaaaataaattcaattagatatactcaactttttgaatgaaaatatctaaaagttatataaaatatattataaattacaattattttcttattttgatataataaccgaatatattttaaaataataagcaAAGATTACTTCGCATCAAgcgaaacaaaaaaagtaacacaattgaaagaaaagaaatattaattatcaGCCCAATGAATACTCCCTCGATTTCATAAATACTCCCTCTATTCCTCGAGGAAATGCACatttattaaaacaaaaatacattCAAAGACAATAATGTAAGTTTTAGATCATATTCTTTACTATTATTTCCAATGAAATCATAGTATCTAATACAATTTAtctctaaaaaatattatatttttttttaaaaatactaagataaaaaaatattttaaaatagtagtGTTAAACTTTGGacaatttagttattttaaatgataaaaaacttttaaaattttacttacTTTAAAATTAAGTAGATATTCGAACACTAACTTTGACTATATTGGATTACTGgtagtaaatatttattttcttttatgtaaaaattgatcataagtTAAAGTGTTGTAATCAGTTTAAAAACATAGATTCttatatcatcaattaaaaaagCAATTCAACGTATTTACAAGTATCAAAATTCCAATAGATTAGTAacttaacaacaaaaatatgttttaaaaataataataataataataataaaattaagaaatattaaaacATCTTTTCATACAATTCATAAAGATTGAACATTTTTGTCTAAGAAAAACACAAATCGGAGAAATGATTTAGAAACTATAACCGAGATGTAAAAAGATGTGTATATAGCTATAtagttattattaatattattaaagttatgcctgtattatatttttatactttaaaCTACTGATATGTAACATAAACATGATCTTGACTAAATCTTAGATATTATTTATGTCCTTTAACTTTGAATATGTACAAATAAATAtcaaacttatataaagttaaacaaataCACATcaatatgatatgataattcATAATAGCCATCCTTATAAAGTGTGAAAGGTCGTCaatgcaaaaaaatataattcataagAATGATCTTTGACCAGATCATAGATGGTATTTATGCCCTCTAACTTCGAATATGTACAAAATAAGTATCAAAcatatataaagttgaacaagtacatgtcaatataataaatatttttttaaccatTCTTACAAAATGTGAAACATCGTCaatgcaaaaaaaaacataatatacaaACACAATGTTTGATTAGATCTTAAATGATATTTATGTCCTCTAACTTTGAATTAATACTAAATAAGTATCAAACTAATTATACAAAGTTAAATATGTACACGTCagtatgatatgatgattactaaTTACCATCCTTACAAAGTAAAGACCGTCAATGCAAAAAAGCATAATACATTAACAGGATCTTTGACTAGATATTAGATGATACTTATGTCCTTTAACTTCAAATACGTATAAAATAAGTATTAACCAATTATACAAAGTTAAACAAGTACACGTCAGTATGACATGATGTTCCTAGTAACCATTCTTACAATGTGTGAAAGGTCGTCAATGCAAAAaccataatacataaacatgatctTTGACTAGATCttaaatgatatttatatgtTCTAACTTTGAATTTGTACTGAATAAGTATTAAACTAATTATACAAAGTTAAAAATGTACACGTCagtatgatatgatgattactaaCAAACCATCCTTACAAAGTAAAGACCGTCAATGAAAAAaaagcataatacataaacatgatctTTGACTAGATCTTAGATGATACTTATGTCTTTTAACTTCGAATACATACAATGTATCAAAGCAATCATACAAAGTTAAACAAGTACACGTCAGTATGACATGATGATTCCTACTAGCCATCCTTGCAAAGTGTGAAAGATCGTCAATGCAAAAAGTATAATACATACACATGATTTTTGACCAGATCTTAGATGGTATTTGTGCCTCTAACTTCGTATACgtacaaaataaatatcaaacttGTATACAGTTGAGCAAATACACGTCAGTATGACACGGTATTGgcgtgatattttatttatttatttattttaattaataaataaatagtaattaGTTTCTCTCTCCTAaactctttctctctcttctctcctATGAATAGTCTGCCCCAATCTCTATTCTttcctctctttctctctccgCCTCACTCTCCCcacaaatctctctctctcccctCCACAGGCATCCACTTGTTAGCCCACCAGGTATCGCCCCCCACCTCCTTCTTCCTCATCTACCCATCTCCTTTTTTTATTCTATGTTTATATATagtaatttcaaatatatatatatatatatatatacatatacatatatatatatataatttatggaTATGGAAGTAAAGATCTTAAGTTTTTATAAACATTTTCTTGCTTTTCAGGCTTTGGATCTGTTGTGAACGtgaaaaaagaagatgaatatgTATGCTTATCAACAGAAGGCCTTGGTGGGTTGTGTTGGAGTTGGAGAAACAGGGAGAGCAGACATTTCTGTGTCTAACGGTGTCGTTTGTCCCAAGCCCCGTAAGCTTGGGTTCTTCGATTCTTACTCTGTTCATGTTGAAGAACCCATCAGACCTTATCAACTGATGCAATTTATGTATGCCCCTTTTTCTAACCAACATCAATTTatctcctttttttcttcttttttttgtctctTGCTTATTTGGTGTTTTTTGTTTTGGATTTTTAGAAATGAAGAAATGGAGGCTCGTGAGTTGAAAGCTGGAGCTGAGCTGCTGGATACCATCCTCACAAAggtgaatttttgttaattaaaaagaaaaatctaatcTTTTACTTCATTTTGGAAGTGGGTTTCTAGTAGATCTACTTAATTTTAATTCCTTTGGATGAAAAATATAGTTTTATGTAAGGTTGTCACTGGAAATTTATGGCATCCCTCTTTGTTGTTGCACCTTTTTTTGGGGGGATTTTCTAGTGAGCAAAGGGAGTTTAGGACACTCATTTGAATTGAATAGCTGAGACCTAGGTTGCGGCGATGCGCAGACTCTTCAATTTCGATGCTGcagttttacatttttttgaaGAGATCGAGCAACGTAGCCTGAAACTAATACTATAACTTTGTAATTTTCTGCTTTATAAGAAGTTTTTATTCTAGTTAATTTGAAAATGTAAGGCATTTTAAACAGTGTTTTCGAATGGATGATCTAATTTGTTTAAGTTATCAACTTATTTATACTTACTGGTAGTTGACAAGCTGTGATTTTTCTATGAACAGGGGAGCTATGAAGTTGATAGAGCCAATTTTGAGGTCGATTCATCTCCACCGTTCTTTTATGGATCTCCACCCAGTAGGGCTGGGAATCCCCTGATCCAAGATGCCCAATTTGGCAACCACAATTTTGTTCCCATACTGCCAATCCCAGAAAGAGCAGTGGCGGCACCCTCACCACCACCCTCCTCCACCATCATGAGCGGAGGAGGCTGTGTTCGAGTGAAGTTTGGGAACAAGCAAGCTCCTGTGAGGATTGAAGGCTTCAATTGTCGCGGCAACTGCGGCATCTCAGCTGTAGCTTAGGTAAATCTACTGACACAGAGATGTTGGATGTTGAATAACCAACATCGTAAAGGATTTTAGATAAAAAGAAGAGATTTTTGGGGAAAGGCGCAAGAAACCTACACCAAATTCATTTAGCATTGTATATATAGAGTGACAGAAAGAGAGTTTAGTCCAATTTGCTGATGAGTTTTGTTCTCTAAATCATTCAAATCCAGTAATGTGTAAATTGTGAGAAAAGGGGGTGAATGAGTGTTTTATGTCCAAAAGAATAAAAACTGTAATAGTAGCCCCAAAGAAAGAGGTAAGACTTTGGGAGTGACTAGGTTTCCTTTATAGCATTTAGAACATGATATGAGTTGAAAGTACTTATTGTAGCATGAAGACTCAAAGAGGGAAGAGTTCTCTTCCTTCATTGTAATATTAATCTGAATGGGAAAAGATGGTCTTCTTAGTTCTTACAAATTcatttgtcttttattttacCAAGTACTACTTTTTCTATTCTTGGCTTGCTTGAAACAGTCTATCTACCTCCACGAGGTAATGGTAAGACCCTCCCCAGACTCCACTCGTggaattgttgttgttttgttgttggCGTGCTACTTGCTTTGTTAATCAAAGTGCAGTATAGATGGAGCTAAACACGTGTTAGTGAGTATTTTCAACATTGATGATGAATCATGTTGTAATTATTCAATGTTCAGTAGCATGATTATCGCCACTACTATGTGATTCTGTTCACAGATCTTCAATTTTTCTATAGGGTATGCCATGATTCCTTTGCTATTAAAAATAGATTGGAAGGGAATATTTTGTGATGGGGAAACATTGGAGATTACGTGGATtgatttgtttttgtataataatatatgattatttgatGTAGTTGGTTGAGTTTGTCTAAATTAATCTCTTCCCTGAGATTAAGGAAGAAAATTAGAGGCGTGAGGTGCTATGTTTAGCAAGTTGTCGTCttcatttaaagaaaaatttgatCGCTGACTAGTTTGTCTTTAGGCTAGGCTGGCTCTGTTATAATGGGCTGCCCATCTCTTTCTTGACTATTAGTCATTTGCTTTTTTTAAACCCCTCATATCTGGTCAGTTTGTGTGCAGctcgatttaatttttttttaattaatttttacgACACCTTTGCCTGCATATTCTGTAAACAATGACGTGAGTTTGTTAATCTGTTTGGTTCTTTGTGATTGTGGatcattattt
Proteins encoded in this window:
- the LOC107023630 gene encoding uncharacterized protein LOC107023630; this translates as MNMYAYQQKALVGCVGVGETGRADISVSNGVVCPKPRKLGFFDSYSVHVEEPIRPYQLMQFINEEMEARELKAGAELLDTILTKGSYEVDRANFEVDSSPPFFYGSPPSRAGNPLIQDAQFGNHNFVPILPIPERAVAAPSPPPSSTIMSGGGCVRVKFGNKQAPVRIEGFNCRGNCGISAVA
- the LOC107022752 gene encoding protein YLS3-like, whose translation is MNKLSVFCMLMLVTLAMCTIEDDVKDCADQLGDLASCIPYVSGTAKMPTPECCEDTQKLKAAKPKCLCVLIKESTDPSLGLPINTTLALQMPAACKIDAKVSDCPSLLKIPADSPDAKIFKITDSASTTSGTSSSPASSSSETKSTTSDTKSTTPTSTSGVAKQISNNIILTMALTVIALIFI